The Pyrenophora tritici-repentis strain M4 chromosome 9, whole genome shotgun sequence sequence AGATTGTGAGGACATATGTGAAAGACGAACCAAAGAAGAAAgatggcgaggacagcgTTAGAAACGGTAGGCGGAGGCGGAGGACCCTCATCACAGGCAGCCAGCCGCTACCAAGTCCGCTCAACGCGAGCTTCAACCACTCCGAGCTCGCCAGCTTCCCCGGAAGTACACAAAGCCTTAACAAGGTCATGAGCGAGGGTACAGGTAAAGACTCCCCCACGACTGTCCCGAGTCCTCCCTCTTCTTCAGACGGTGTCGTAATGAGTGGTGCTCTAGCTCCGTCATCAGGAACCAGCCTGTCCATGGCCGAACGACTCGGTATAAAATCCAACGAAGACGATGCACAAAAGCAACGAGAGAAGACTGCGTAAGTCAGACATGCGAGGTTTGGTAATTTTGACTGACCACCGTAGTGATATACTTACCAAAGAGGTATCTGGCATCAGCCTCGACAAGCCCAGCAGCTCGCACGGTAAATCAGAAGCCGAACAGCAAGCCGAAAATGCTTTCGAAACCATTTCAGTCAAGATTGCGGATCTCGGAAACGCCTGTTGGGTTGGGCATCATTTTACCAATGATATTCAAACGAGACAGTATAGGTCACCAGAAGTTATTTTGGGCAGCAAATGGGGCGCGAGTACAGATGTTTGGAGTATGGCAGCAATGGTATGGAAGTCACGCAAACATGACAACAAATCAACTAACTTTGGTAATAGACATTTGAATTGATAACCGGCGACTACCTGTTCGATCCCCAATCCGGCACAAAGTACGGCAAAGACGACGACCACATTGCCCAGATTATCGAACTTCTCGGCACCTTCCCCAAAGGCCTCTGCATGTCGGGCAAATGGTCTCAAGAGATATTCAACCGCAAAGGCGAACTGCGCAACATCCACCGATTACGACACTGGGCCCTTCCCGACGTCCTTCACGAGAAGTATCATTTCAGCTCGGAGGAGAGTAAGAAGATTGCGGATTTCCTACTGCCCATGCTCGAGCTGTTGCCGGTGGATCGGGCGAATGCGGGCGGCATGGCGGGGCATGACTTCTTGAAGGATACTAAAGGCATGGAAAATGTCAATCTGGGTATCCCCGTTGGCAGCAAGGGTGAGGGCATCGAGGGCTGGGCGACGGAAATCAAGAAGACGCGATAGGCTGCTTTTGCTTTTTGATAAGAAACCCACGAAGGTCTTCGAGGctttgtgtgtgtgtgccTGGCCGTGTAGATGTA is a genomic window containing:
- a CDS encoding SPS1, Serine-threonine protein kinase, producing MNGTDMKKAAINKAKQVANAANSNGGKKRRKGQDLKPIITSENQGGQNTSPSGSTPSFHYNVQNTNSPLAQHKMYGNQMSHSPDSSSSSVDEAENTADEEDSEDYCKGGYHPVQVGEEYKDGKYTIVRKLGWGHFSTVWLSRDNTNGKHVALKVVRSAAHYTETALDEIKLLKKVVDANKDHPGRKHVVSLLDSFNHKGPNGVHVCMVFEVLGENLLGLIKRWNHRGIPMPLVKQITKQVLLGLDYLHRECGIIHTDLKPENVLIEIGDVEQIVRTYVKDEPKKKDGEDSVRNGRRRRRTLITGSQPLPSPLNASFNHSELASFPGSTQSLNKVMSEGTGKDSPTTVPSPPSSSDGVVMSGALAPSSGTSLSMAERLGIKSNEDDAQKQREKTADILTKEVSGISLDKPSSSHGKSEAEQQAENAFETISVKIADLGNACWVGHHFTNDIQTRQYRSPEVILGSKWGASTDVWSMAAMTFELITGDYLFDPQSGTKYGKDDDHIAQIIELLGTFPKGLCMSGKWSQEIFNRKGELRNIHRLRHWALPDVLHEKYHFSSEESKKIADFLLPMLELLPVDRANAGGMAGHDFLKDTKGMENVNLGIPVGSKGEGIEGWATEIKKTR